One Aegilops tauschii subsp. strangulata cultivar AL8/78 chromosome 7, Aet v6.0, whole genome shotgun sequence genomic window carries:
- the LOC109787339 gene encoding uncharacterized protein encodes MHARLWVADDVRLGSSSGGSSPAASPSGPSDSDGGSTSTDEHCPDDPRESRRHFSRFRPTSPSSSSPLCGDDYKHLQRMALLLLAFSSTAAARADALRQWIAGFDVGWVLDMGRGSGADHGLPRREVGRRIRAWAQALGAMDRVFRGRHNLEARSPASDAAAAELAGESVGVMLRLTGTVAALASSPSKLLAALDAYAAVSEACPGLARTFSCPPPPPPPPHPVPAASDAALAPQRHRALRRACRRHRHAPAAWLGPCPRGAHGGLHQRLPTSLLGARGVAP; translated from the coding sequence ATGCACGCGCGCCTCTGGGTCgccgacgacgtccggctcggcTCCAGCAGCGGAGGCAGCAGcccggccgcctccccctccgGCCCCTCCGACAGCGACGGCGGATCCACCAGCACCGACGAGCACTGCCCCGACGACCCACGCGAGTCCCGGCGCCACTTCTCGCGTTTCCGCCCGACCTCTCCGTCCTCCTCCAGCCCACTGTGcggcgacgactacaagcacctGCAGCGCAtggccctcctcctcctcgccttctcctccaccgccgccgcacgCGCGGACGCTCTGCGCCAATGGATCGCTGGTTTCGACGTCGGCTGGGTGCTGGACATGGGCCGCGGGAGCGGGGCTGACCACGGCCTCCCGCGGCGGGAGGTCGGGAGGAGGATCAGGGCGTGGGCGCAGGCGCTGGGCGCCATGGACCGCGTCTTCCGAGGCCGGCACAACCTGGAGGCCCGCAGCCCGGCCAGCGacgccgcggcggcggagcttgcGGGCGAAAGCGTCGGCGTGATGCTGAGGCTGACCGGCACCGTGGCCGCGCTCGCGAGCTCCCCGTCGAAGCTGCTCGCGGCGCTGGACGCGTACGCCGCCGTCTCGGAGGCCTGccccggcctcgcgaggaccttctcctgccccccccccccccccccccccccccacccggtCCCGGCCGCGTCCGACGCGGCGCTGGCGCCGCAGCGCCATCGTGCGCTGCGCCGTGCGTGCCGACGTCATCGGCATGCGCCTGCCGCCTGGCTGGGTCCGTGCCCGCGAGGAGCGCATGGAGGGCTACATCAGAGATTACCTACGAGTCTCCTGGGCGCCCGT